The Metamycoplasma canadense genomic interval TGATTTAGCAACAGTTATGAAGAGTTCATTTTTAGAATATGCAATGAGTGTTATTGTAGCTCGTGCACTTCCGGACGCAAGAGACGGTCTTAAACCCGTTCATAGAAGAATTTTATATGGTATGAGTGAACTTGGAATGTTTTATAATGTGCAACACAAAAAATCAGCTCGTATTGTCGGGGATGTTTTAGGTAAGTATCATCCTCATGGGGATAGTTCTGTGTATGAAGCTATGGTAAGAATGGCGCAAGATTTTTCACTACGTTATCCATTAATTGACGGTCATGGTAACTTTGGTTCGATTGACGGTGACGCAGCAGCTGCAATGCGTTATACTGAAGCAAGAATGTCAAAAATTGCAGGTGCGATGGTTGATGGTATTAAAAAAAATACAGTTGACTTTATTGATAATTACGACGGTACTGAAAAAGAGCCAGTTGTTTTACCTTCAAGATTTCCTAATTTATTAATTTCAGGATCATATGGTATTGCAGTTGGTATGGCGACAAGTATACCTCCTCATAATTTAGGAGAGGTAATAGATGGTGTTTGTGCCTTAGCAAAAAATCCTAATATTACAATAGCGGAGTTAATGGATTATATTCAAGCTCCTGACTTCCCAACAGGTGGAATTATTTTTGAAAAAGACGGATTAATAAAAGCATATGAAACTGGGGTTGGGCGTGTTACAATTCGTTCAAAAGCCACAATACAAGAATTAAATAATGGTAAATCAAAAATAATTATTACTGAAATTCCTTATGGTAAAAATAAATCTAATTTAATTGAAAGTGTTGGGCATTTAATTAAAGATAAAAAAATTGAAGGAATTTTGGACTTTAGAGATGAATCTAATAGAGATGGAATAAGAATTGTTTTTGAAATTAAAAAGAATTTTGTTCCTGAAGTTATTTTAAATAAATTATTTAAATTAACTGAATTCCAAACTAGATTTTCATTTAATATGGTTGCACTTGTTAATAACGAACCTAAAAAACTTAATTTAAAATCAGCGCTTGAAGTCTATTTGGATCATCAAATAAATGTTGTTACAAGAAGATTACAATTTGATTTAGAAAAAGATTTATCAAGAGCCCATATTTTAGAAGGTTTAAAAATATGTGTAGAAAATATTGATAATGTAATTTTAATTATTAAAAATTCAAGTACAGATTCAGAGGCTCAAAGAAAATTAAGTCAAGAATATAATTTATCTGAAATGCAAACAAAGGCAATTGTTGATATGCGTCTTGGGAGATTAACAGGCCTAGCTATTGAGAAAATGAATGAAGAACTTTTTTTAGTTCATCAAAGAATAGATGAAAATAACAAAATACTAGCAAGTAGAGATTTATTAATAAACTTAATAATTAGTGAATTACAAGAAATAAAAATGTTATATGGTGATAAACGTAAATCAGAAATAAATTGAGAAGAAGTATCAGACATTGATAATGAAGATTTAATCCCTAAAAAAGATATTGTTATTACCGTAACTACTAAAGGATATTTAAAGCGTTTAAATCTAGAAGATTATAAAGAACAAGCACGCGGTGGAGTTGGTGTTTCAACAGCAAAGATTTATCAAGACGATGACATACAAGATATTTTAGTTGCTAATACACATACTGATTTACTTATTTTTACTACTAATGCAAGAGTATATCGTGTTCGAGGACATGAAATACCAATTGGCACAAAACAATCAAAAGGTACGCCAATTATTAATATTATTGGTTCTTTAGCGAGTGATGAAAAAGTAATTAAGATACTAAGCGTTGAAGACAATGAGTATGAAAAAGAAAAATTTTTAATTACTATAACACAAAAAGGTATTGTTAAAAAAACACATTTATCGCAATATAAGTTAATCAATAAAAATGGTAAGCTAGCTTTTGGTTTGAAAGAAAATGATATTCTAGTTGAAGCATTAGTTGCTACTGATTTAGAAGAAATTTATATCGCAGCAAATAATTCAAAAATTTGTAGATTTGATATTTCAAATATTAATTCAGTCGGAAGATTAGCAGCTGGGGTTTATGGTATTAAGCTTTCTGAAGGCGAAAAAGTTGTTTCAGCT includes:
- the gyrA gene encoding DNA gyrase subunit A, producing MLLDDERDFDLLDEETKKNQELDEYYVPDEEIRKVFADENNEKEIEEDEEIMPQDKEGYIVQSQILDNEENGLKPADLATVMKSSFLEYAMSVIVARALPDARDGLKPVHRRILYGMSELGMFYNVQHKKSARIVGDVLGKYHPHGDSSVYEAMVRMAQDFSLRYPLIDGHGNFGSIDGDAAAAMRYTEARMSKIAGAMVDGIKKNTVDFIDNYDGTEKEPVVLPSRFPNLLISGSYGIAVGMATSIPPHNLGEVIDGVCALAKNPNITIAELMDYIQAPDFPTGGIIFEKDGLIKAYETGVGRVTIRSKATIQELNNGKSKIIITEIPYGKNKSNLIESVGHLIKDKKIEGILDFRDESNRDGIRIVFEIKKNFVPEVILNKLFKLTEFQTRFSFNMVALVNNEPKKLNLKSALEVYLDHQINVVTRRLQFDLEKDLSRAHILEGLKICVENIDNVILIIKNSSTDSEAQRKLSQEYNLSEMQTKAIVDMRLGRLTGLAIEKMNEELFLVHQRIDENNKILASRDLLINLIISELQEIKMLYGDKRKSEINWEEVSDIDNEDLIPKKDIVITVTTKGYLKRLNLEDYKEQARGGVGVSTAKIYQDDDIQDILVANTHTDLLIFTTNARVYRVRGHEIPIGTKQSKGTPIINIIGSLASDEKVIKILSVEDNEYEKEKFLITITQKGIVKKTHLSQYKLINKNGKLAFGLKENDILVEALVATDLEEIYIAANNSKICRFDISNINSVGRLAAGVYGIKLSEGEKVVSASTSKEGKYILSLGADGFGKLTLVESFRKTKRNSRGVIALNDDKAGKMVYSAAVKGTEDIIVITDDGITIRFSLKEVSVTGRNAKGVKLVNLKKRNASIVAVAKIIDEAKENQVERELTENELLEITSEINLDNLNSNETKNISD